The following proteins are encoded in a genomic region of Desulfurococcaceae archaeon:
- the fni gene encoding type 2 isopentenyl-diphosphate Delta-isomerase has protein sequence MDEVHIRRKLEHIGICLKEDTTFENNCKELFDEIILIHQALPGVDYNEVDLSTEFLGYELKAPLVIEAITGGHVQVKAVNEKLAMIANEYGISIGTGSQRPILTSNFSDEVVETYRVVRERARDVPVIGNIGITQIRLLSVEDVKRLVDSIQADALAIHLNPAQELVQPEGDRNFKKDILLRIADLVKELGIPIMVKEVGNGLSMETIKSFREMGVRIFDVAGACGTNWVKVEAYRNPEKSLLREVGLSLSNHKWGIPTPLSLVESRAASPDSTIIASGGVWNGIYAAKMFALGADLAGFARPILKALVEHGYEGARKYLERYIAELRAVVFLAGAENVRELRAKPIVLGPRLVGYMSARGINVEDYIKKTRRGAIG, from the coding sequence GTGGACGAGGTCCACATCCGGCGAAAACTAGAGCACATAGGTATATGCTTGAAAGAAGACACAACGTTCGAGAACAACTGTAAAGAGCTCTTCGACGAGATTATACTCATACACCAGGCACTGCCTGGTGTCGACTACAACGAGGTAGATCTATCAACGGAATTTCTAGGTTACGAGTTAAAAGCCCCTCTGGTAATAGAGGCGATCACTGGAGGCCATGTCCAGGTAAAGGCAGTCAACGAGAAGTTGGCGATGATCGCGAACGAATATGGCATTTCCATAGGGACCGGTAGCCAGAGGCCGATCCTGACGTCTAATTTCAGCGATGAAGTGGTCGAAACGTATAGGGTTGTACGGGAAAGGGCTCGGGACGTGCCCGTAATAGGCAATATAGGCATTACACAAATCCGCCTCCTCAGCGTTGAGGACGTAAAAAGACTTGTAGACAGTATACAAGCCGATGCACTAGCTATACACTTGAACCCCGCCCAGGAGCTCGTCCAGCCAGAAGGTGATAGAAACTTTAAAAAAGACATATTACTTAGAATAGCTGACCTCGTCAAGGAGCTGGGAATCCCCATAATGGTAAAGGAAGTCGGTAATGGGCTATCCATGGAGACTATTAAGAGCTTCCGAGAAATGGGGGTCAGGATATTTGACGTTGCGGGAGCTTGCGGGACGAACTGGGTTAAGGTAGAGGCATATAGGAACCCCGAGAAGTCTCTTTTACGCGAAGTTGGGCTATCGCTGTCCAACCATAAATGGGGCATACCTACCCCCCTTTCCCTTGTTGAGTCGAGGGCGGCGAGTCCCGATTCAACGATTATAGCTAGCGGAGGTGTCTGGAACGGTATTTATGCGGCGAAAATGTTCGCGCTTGGCGCGGATCTTGCCGGCTTTGCGCGTCCAATACTTAAGGCGCTCGTGGAGCACGGCTATGAAGGGGCTAGGAAATACCTAGAAAGGTACATTGCTGAGTTAAGAGCCGTAGTATTCCTAGCCGGTGCTGAAAATGTCAGAGAGCTACGGGCAAAGCCCATAGTGCTGGGACCCCGGCTGGTCGGCTACATGAGTGCCCGAGGTATAAATGTCGAGGACTATATCAAGAAAACGAGACGAGGCGCAATTGGGTGA
- the amrB gene encoding AmmeMemoRadiSam system protein B, whose product MGRLRKVRRPAVAGYFYPSDRGRLIESIEWCFKHKLGPGDLPKLSTERRRNTIGYVVPHAGYMYSGPIVAHAYYDMAGEGIPETAIILGTNHTGYGKPISIYPEGLWETPLGQLQVDSELGTLVTKYSELADFDVYAHLEEHSIEVQLPFLQYIYGDKVKILPIVVGIHTPEASKDLASAILKATRELNRDVVVLASSDFNHYEPHEVTVEKDMSAINKVLELNTEEFYRTIVERDISICGPGGIMTLMEIAKSLNARGTLLMHATSGDVGGDKSAVVGYVSVKFYL is encoded by the coding sequence GTGGGCCGTTTGAGGAAAGTTAGGCGTCCTGCGGTTGCAGGGTATTTTTACCCTAGTGATAGAGGCAGACTTATAGAGAGCATTGAGTGGTGTTTTAAACATAAGCTCGGTCCTGGAGACCTGCCCAAGCTCTCTACTGAGAGGAGAAGAAACACTATCGGATACGTCGTACCTCACGCGGGCTACATGTACAGCGGCCCTATTGTAGCACACGCGTACTATGACATGGCAGGAGAGGGCATCCCAGAAACCGCGATCATTCTGGGCACTAATCACACGGGATACGGTAAACCCATATCCATATACCCGGAGGGACTGTGGGAAACCCCTCTGGGTCAACTACAGGTCGACTCAGAATTGGGCACACTAGTGACTAAGTACAGCGAGCTCGCGGACTTTGATGTGTACGCGCATTTGGAAGAGCACTCCATCGAAGTTCAACTGCCATTCCTACAGTACATATACGGTGATAAGGTAAAGATTCTACCGATAGTCGTGGGCATACACACCCCTGAAGCGTCTAAAGACCTGGCATCGGCAATACTCAAGGCTACCAGAGAGCTTAATCGCGACGTAGTGGTCTTAGCCAGTAGCGACTTTAACCACTACGAGCCGCACGAAGTAACGGTCGAGAAGGACATGTCAGCTATAAACAAGGTTCTTGAGTTAAATACCGAAGAGTTCTACAGAACTATAGTTGAAAGAGACATAAGCATATGTGGCCCAGGAGGTATAATGACTTTAATGGAAATAGCCAAGTCCCTTAATGCGCGGGGAACTCTTTTAATGCACGCTACGAGTGGCGATGTCGGGGGGGATAAATCAGCCGTTGTGGGCTACGTCAGCGTAAAGTTCTACCTATAA
- the rpsB gene encoding 30S ribosomal protein S2: MSDEARQQITIELLVPIDKYLSAGVHIGTHICTKFAEPFVYRVRSDGVYILDIKKIDERLRIAGRFLAGFDPTKIAVVSVRLYGRKPVEKMCQYLQCKPFTGRFLPGTFTNPTLKWYFEPDAIVLADPRADSQALKEAAEIGIPVVAFVDTDNKTEYIDLVIPGNNKGRKSLALLYWILTRQVLRERGIIPPNADLPEQPTEFETSV, encoded by the coding sequence ATGTCGGATGAGGCAAGGCAGCAGATCACGATCGAGCTCCTCGTACCAATAGATAAGTACCTCTCTGCGGGAGTCCACATCGGAACACATATTTGTACAAAGTTCGCAGAACCCTTTGTATACAGGGTGCGCTCAGACGGCGTTTACATTCTTGACATCAAGAAAATAGACGAGAGGCTTAGAATAGCGGGTAGGTTCCTGGCAGGATTTGACCCCACGAAAATAGCCGTGGTGTCAGTTAGATTGTACGGTAGGAAACCCGTTGAAAAGATGTGCCAGTATTTACAGTGCAAGCCGTTCACAGGCAGATTCTTACCAGGAACGTTCACTAATCCGACGCTTAAATGGTACTTTGAACCAGATGCGATTGTTTTAGCCGATCCCAGGGCGGATTCTCAGGCGTTAAAGGAGGCAGCTGAAATAGGAATACCCGTCGTTGCCTTCGTAGACACGGATAACAAGACGGAATATATCGACCTAGTAATACCCGGTAACAACAAGGGGAGAAAAAGCCTCGCCCTTCTCTACTGGATCCTGACAAGGCAGGTGCTGAGGGAGCGGGGCATAATACCCCCTAACGCGGACCTGCCTGAACAACCAACAGAGTTTGAAACATCCGTCTAA
- a CDS encoding DNA-directed RNA polymerase subunit N, translated as MLFPVRCFTCGATIGHLWEEYIKRIKRGEHPSKVLDDLGIKRYCCRRIFLSHVDVADEILHFPKIS; from the coding sequence ATGCTATTCCCTGTAAGGTGTTTTACATGTGGTGCAACAATCGGCCATCTCTGGGAAGAGTACATTAAGAGAATTAAGCGCGGAGAGCATCCGAGTAAGGTTCTAGATGACCTGGGCATTAAAAGGTATTGCTGTAGAAGAATCTTTCTCTCACACGTAGACGTTGCCGACGAAATACTTCATTTCCCCAAGATCTCTTAA
- a CDS encoding 30S ribosomal protein S9, which yields MSQGEAETTYKIVVATGKRKTSIARAIIKPGEGRVWINDVPLEMHPVEMAREKIAEPLTLAGNLAKLVDIRISVRGGGVMSQADACRMAIARGLLEYFSGHQEELKKIFREYDRHMLSGDPRQTEPEKWGRYSARRRWQKSYR from the coding sequence ATGAGCCAGGGCGAGGCGGAGACAACTTATAAAATCGTGGTGGCGACGGGGAAGAGAAAGACCAGCATTGCACGAGCAATTATAAAACCAGGTGAGGGCAGAGTCTGGATCAACGATGTGCCGCTCGAAATGCACCCGGTTGAGATGGCCCGTGAGAAGATCGCAGAACCCCTAACCCTTGCAGGAAACCTGGCTAAGCTGGTCGATATAAGGATCAGTGTCAGGGGAGGCGGGGTCATGAGCCAGGCCGATGCGTGTCGCATGGCCATTGCGAGAGGCCTACTGGAGTACTTCAGTGGGCATCAAGAAGAACTCAAGAAGATATTTAGGGAATATGATAGACACATGCTAAGCGGTGACCCGCGGCAAACAGAGCCTGAAAAATGGGGTAGGTATAGTGCTAGAAGGAGGTGGCAGAAGAGCTACAGGTGA
- a CDS encoding 50S ribosomal protein L13 gives MQEAAQPILYVDASGHVLGRLASIVAKKLLEGHRVYVFNVEKAVLSGEKRRVIESYKLLFRVKTHLNPDKYGIRRPRSPVNIFKRAVRGMLPMDKPHGKEAFKRLKAYIGVPPEYSKVDLTRFPEAMCTRLRGEYITIEELAFAMGWRGARK, from the coding sequence GTGCAAGAAGCAGCACAGCCCATACTCTACGTAGATGCCAGTGGGCACGTGCTAGGTAGACTGGCAAGCATTGTAGCCAAGAAGCTACTTGAAGGGCATAGAGTCTACGTTTTTAACGTCGAAAAAGCCGTACTAAGTGGAGAGAAACGAAGAGTTATAGAAAGTTACAAGCTACTCTTCAGGGTAAAAACCCATCTAAATCCCGACAAGTACGGTATTAGAAGGCCTAGAAGCCCCGTTAACATATTCAAGCGCGCTGTGAGGGGAATGCTACCAATGGACAAGCCTCACGGCAAGGAGGCCTTTAAGAGGTTAAAAGCGTATATAGGGGTTCCACCAGAATACTCTAAAGTAGATCTTACGAGGTTCCCGGAGGCGATGTGCACTAGGCTACGTGGAGAGTACATAACAATTGAGGAGCTCGCGTTCGCGATGGGCTGGAGGGGTGCAAGAAAATGA
- a CDS encoding 50S ribosomal protein L18e: MNPPGKKTNLVLRELIEILLKYSSKYNAKVWRAVAEELNKPSRMRRAVNISRINRYTEHGDCVVVPGKVLGAGELDHPVVVAAFSFSKTAIVKIQRAGGRAVSIFELLRERPNGSNVKIIG, encoded by the coding sequence ATGAATCCACCCGGTAAAAAGACTAATTTAGTGTTAAGAGAGCTCATTGAGATCTTACTGAAGTACTCCAGCAAGTACAACGCCAAGGTCTGGAGGGCTGTGGCGGAGGAGCTGAATAAGCCCTCCAGAATGAGGAGAGCCGTAAACATAAGCAGAATTAACAGGTACACTGAGCACGGGGACTGCGTGGTCGTACCTGGAAAGGTTCTCGGCGCGGGCGAGCTAGACCACCCCGTAGTAGTTGCAGCATTTAGTTTTTCGAAAACGGCAATCGTGAAAATACAAAGAGCGGGGGGCCGCGCGGTAAGCATATTTGAGCTTCTGCGGGAGAGGCCGAACGGATCTAATGTGAAGATTATAGGGTGA